The genomic region CATTTAATTACtttctattttattcatttatttatttagtcattGAAACTGAGGGCTTAATGAATTCAAAGCTGTTCTCCTTTCTAGTAACCAATTTGTTAGAATTggttttgaaaataatttcagCAGGTTGGCTTTGACCCTCAATCGTGAACTCATTGCAAGGCAGTGAGTCGCTGGGGTCTTCATAAGGATGAATCTTCtaatttacatttctgttttctcCTGTCTTGACCTTTAAGGGATTGTGTCCCTGGTTTCGTTGTCTGTTCTCTCGTATGAGCGCTACACCGCCGTGCTCTGTACCTCCCTGGTCGACATTTCAAACTTCAGGAAGGCCTGGCTCTGTGTCGGAGGCTCCTGGCTCTACTCTCTCTTCTGGACTGTGCCGCCTATCCTGGGTTGGAGCAGCTATGGGCCCGAGGGACCCGGTACCACATGCTCCGTCCAGTGGCACCTCCGTTCACCCACCAGCATCTCCTACGTGTTGTgtctcttcatcttctgtctgcTGCTGCCTCTTCTACTCATGGTCTACTCATACGGCCGGATCCTGATGGCAATCCGGAGGGTGAGTTCATATTATTCTGTTACACTCTTAACAACGCAAACTATTTATTCTCAAAGGTGCCTTAAAGTGACACATCAGAAAGAGCGATGACATTTATAGCAACAACTTCAGTGTGGCTCAAGCTTGGagttttttgtctctctctctatgacAGCAttgcatttagatttaaatggTGATGCTGTCTACACACAGTCTTTTGAGATTTACTGTTTCATACTGTAATTGGGTTGTCAAATTGACAAATGgacacaaaaatatacattttcaaaatcatttcaaaaaagcTCTCATTGAGTTTCATATTTTTATCTTATGGTTGAGATGAGACAGAATTGATAGTGTAAATGAGATCAGAGTGAGTAACATCAAAGCAGAACAAAAGTTCAGCCATGCAGAAATCATTGCTAACTGAACATTGTCAGAAAACGTATTGCATGAGCAACAGAGGTGGAGACCTAATGTCACACAAGGTTGTGTAattgagtgtgtgagagatgtGCAGGAGCCTAATTTTACAGAAAGGGCAGGGTTTCCTTCACCAGGCCCACATGCTCATTTATTCATGAAGCACAGTGATGAGCATCATAGGTAATTATAAAAGATCACAGCCACAAGGGTGTGCAATCAATACTGAGGAGGTGACAACCACCATAGATCCATCCAACTTGGCTCATGATGTATGGACTATTTTTAGCCCACAGCTACTCACctcctgagaaaaaaacatcagagcAGTGTGGCCACAGTGCTGTCAGCATACCgtcaataatgtatttttttttgtttctatggTAACTGTAACATGACCATTACTTACTCATACATGTTGTGTCTGTTCTACTAGATACCCAGTGTCTATCCAGTGTTGTATCTTGTTCCCAATCAATGTACCCTACAGTGTAACCTTAATACATATGTAGGCCTAATAATTATTGCACTACCATTTTGAACCATGATTTTGTCTATGAAAAAAGTGGGAGGACAATTGCCAAAAAGCACgaaatgaaaaaagaacttACATAGTTGGAGCCCTTGTTGATATTAAAGGGGTGCTCCACTGATTTTATACATTAAGTTCAGTTTACTTGTCATTACGAGTCTTCTGTGTCTATGGAGGTAGTTTTCtagattgtgaaaaaaaaactgttgacatTATCAGGGCTAAATGTCCTTGACCTATGGGCTCTGAGTCacatttaataacaaaaagCCAGCATTAAACACTAGGGGTGTAATGTTTGAAAGATGCCACGCATCTCTTAAGACAGgaaaggtctaataaaagaaaCTAACCAATTGCATTaggggaaatgtaggatccagtgttttgGGAGGTTGAACCATCTgagggaagaaaacaaaatctctATTGCTGTATGGAAGAGGAACACTAAACTTTAAGTTCACTGTACATATTGCATACAAAATGATATAAACTCATGGTTCACTTAATagctttttcaaaactttgaaCCACATCTCAGTCTTCATCAGCAAAAAGAACTTAAGGGAGCTATGTGTAGAATTGGgttcaatgtattttttttattaatacccTCTTTCTTTGACATTGTTCAAGTTTTAGTTTGTAGAGAAATTACAACAATCTGCTCTGAATCAGTCTATCTGTTGCTTTTAGCCTGCTCCTTCTTCTCAGTTTCCTCAGTTTTGATCCATGAGGGGCAAGGgaggtgtgtgtctgcatgcattGCTGTGTCAGAGTGTCTTATTGTAACACTACCACTGGAGGGCACCAAATAAAGAAATGCTCAATGCATGTGGGAGAGGCACTTTAAAACCGACCTTATCTACTTTTCATATAGTCTACCTGGTTCCACCTACCTCAGGCCCTCAAAGAGGGATCTTGCAAATGACACAAacattataaatgttttttttagcatttaagTCAACAGGAAAATCATTGTCAAGACAGGTTTAACCTCCTCTTTCATGCCTCCAGGTAGGTAAAATCAATTTGCTGGCAGCTCAGCGAAGAGAGCAGCACATTTTGGCGATGGTGTTGTCCATGGTGTCCTGCTACATGTTGTGCTGGATGCCATACGGCATCATGGCGCTGATTGCCACCTTCGGTAGATCAGGATTGGTCACTCCTCTGGCTAGTGTGGTGCCCTCCGTCCTGGCCAAGTTCAGCACTGTCGTCAACCCGGTCGTCTACGTGTTCTTCAACAACCAGGTGAGAGCTGAGGGCAGAGTGTTGATGAAGGCAGACCCAGAATCACTGTCACTGTTGCAAATGGTACCAGATTGAAGTATGTTGTGTAAGATCTGTTGGTTGAAGTGCATATGACTGCGCAGCCTTATCTAAATATAAAGCAGGGAGGAAAGTGACAGTGTTTCATCCACAGAGGAGGACTCAATGGAACCGTGGCCTCCGTGACATTAAAGATACAGCTCAGTCTCAGTTATGTTTATTATTGTAACTCTCAGTGTCTCTTCACTACCACTTATTAGGTGCTACATGCAGCACACTCGATGACATACTTCAGTCTGCGGTAGCCACAAGAGCTCTTTTTCCGCTACAGCCGAGTATATGGGGTGAGATGCAGTGTGTGCCTACTGATTATTCTTTAGTTAAATCAGAAAGCTTTGATTAGGCGATTTGCCGGTCAGATAACATTTCAGAATCCTTGGAAATGTCTTTGTGTAGTTAGGTtctattaataattattatctgCTTTACAGTGCTGTTAAAACAATGGTTAAATGTAACCTAGATGTCTAATATagtcttttgtacttttacagtTTTATACATGCTTTGTGGCCTTCGTGAAGTGCAGCAGGGAACCCCGGTCAATTCAAGAAGAGGAGCACCCAACTCCGAGGACACGGTTCTCTGGTTCCTTCCCCGTCCACAGACAAGCCTGCCTCAGCTTTTCACAGCGTCAGATCCTCAGCTCCTCCAGAAGCACTGCCCTCTGCAGCAGGCACAATGAGTGCCACACTCTCGTTGTCCACTACACTCCATAAAAGAGTCAATAGTCTaataatagaataataataGAATTCAAAGTGCGACTAAAAGACACACATTTCCCAACACCCTGCTATTGATTTTACATACAAAGATATATTTCACTGTCAACTCTTAATTATTTGAATGTAAAGGTGCCATAGTTCAGCCTCTGCTTTGATGCATATTTAATACATGCAAGTaccaatgtactgtatgttttgaatgaatgctctgaaaatacgtGAATGTGTTTGATGCAGGTTTGACCGCGTTAAAGCAGTCCATATTTCTCTGACAGACATTCAGAtgcaacaaatgttttttaccttttatgtaaaataatatCCAGCCCTACTTATCAGTTTACAAGAAACCAAAACCTTGTATAGgtgtttttgattttaaagTATCATcctatctttttgttttttaatctttttctacAATATGCAGTTACTGCAGCATACAGGAGCGTTGGTTTCAACAGCAACATAGCATTAGTAATTATACTAGTATAACTACTGATACAACAATTACAGACCATAACTTTTCActatttataaaataatcaCATATTGTCTGTCAACATAGGGACAAGTTAAAACAATATACCGATTAAGTTACTTCTGGGATTTTCTTTATTGACATTTAGTACATTCAGTGTATTTATATACTATGTACATATGACTATTCTGTATGTAGCCTGTTGTTTCAAGGCTAAGGTAACCTGGGCTCCTAGAATGAAGGAACACAGCTACTAAAGACTAACCTAGCTTGTAACATTAATGGTGTTGGTCTCCTCTCCCTGTCTGATGCATTTACCGTGAGAATGAAACCTGGATGTGTGTATTATTTCCTGCCTAAGAGGGATTGTGCTGCGTTTAAACTGACTCACCTAGCCGCTGTTTCAGTTCGTTGTTGGGACCGACCTCGGGACTGACCTTTGCTCTAGCACTTCTTTCCAGCGTACTTCGTCAGCGCCGGGACCCTGCGAGCCCACTCTCCTTGTTGTAGTTCAGGTTCTAAAAAGGTGTATTTACAAAAAGCCAGGTTGTGGGAAACAATGTCTCTTCAATCACAGTCTTTTCAATAAGGAAATCAGTCTTCCAAAATGTTTGTCTCCCACATGGGTGGCCTGTAGCGTCGGTCCGCTTGAGGCTCTCTGCCTCTGCTTCCTGAACAATTCCTCCAGACACCTGAAATGGCTGGGTTAACTCAGCTCAACAACACCCCAGAATGCCATGTGGTTTCTGCTGAAACCTAATTTCCCCACAGGGACAATAAGCAAACAAACTCCAATAACACTTCATTTTTATTGAACATAGTATCATACATAGTGTACAGTGTATACTATTCAAATTTAGGAAGGTTAAAGCACAAAACAATTCATTTAAAGACCATTCTAAAAACTTTATCCAGTTTGGGTCACCATAGCTGATGCAATACTGGATTATCTTTATTGATATAGTTATTTAACCAATTTAAAGTATGTAGCTCATGTAAGCTCAATTTTTTACCCTAAAATACGTACACTGGGCCAGACAACTTCTTGTCCTGAGCTTGGGGTTTCAGGCTCTAAAGTTTACAGAAGCTAAAAAGATGCAGTGCAGAAATGACTAACACCAACTTAGTCTGTAACCTCCACACAGGCAAAACAATCTTATGACAACGACATAGTTGCATCTGCAAAGTTGCATTATCATTCTATGCAGCACCCTGTAACTCACTACgtcaaaatgtcacaaaaaaggtTTCGGATTATGCTAACCAGGCTATCTGGGTAGACTGAAAACATAAGTGGCTGCATTTCCAGGTCAGTGTTCCACCACAACCAGCAGAGTTTGCGGTTGTCATGAAAGATTGTTGTGTATTTGTAAACCTTTTGAAGTTTAATTGAATTGAGACAAACTAAGCAAGCTTTCAACAGGCCTTCAAGTCCttgtcttctttttaaaaattgcatCATGCTCACCATATATAGCCCTTTTGGTCACTGAGCCATCACATTGATGTTTAATTAAGGGAAATTAGTTGTAAATGTGTTATTTCTTGTTTCATGTATTTGTTGATGCTGTTGGTCTCAGGAAAATACCCAAAGCGtcaaaactgtgaaaaaatgCCATTGAACACTCAATAGGTCTGCATATTTtctgtgtaatgtaatgtgtaatgtcgcctactttaaaaactaaatatgaCTTATGCTACTATTTGTCAAAAGACATTATGTACTATACTTCTTGggaatttgtttttcatttgccAAACAGAAATATTGCGCCATTGACATAGAAATACTGAGTGATACGAGGCATCATGGCATCGTATGGCGTTTAGGGACACCTACTGACAAAAATCAGGGGAAAAAGTGTCAGACGCACACATTTTTGTCCACACGTGAACTTACCAGAGGTCACAGATCTGCTGCTTCCAGGAAGTAGCGAGAGACAAACTCAGTTGCTTGAGAGAGCAGTGGTTCAGAAGTGCATGGGATGTCACGGACCCAAGGCCTATCTAGGTTTCAGCACTCCTCTCTACCATGATCAACACTTACCACACCAGCCTGGCTCCACCGCCGGTGCCTCCGCGCCTCGGCGCGTCCCAGCCGGTCCTCATCCCGGCTCCACTTCCATCACGAGGCCACAGCAAGTCTCTCGTCCGGTTTTTGCTTGGTGTAGTGTTGCTACATTTATTTCTGTCGGTCGCAGGATTCATCTATCTGTACCACAATGACATAAAGGTAAAtaacaatatcttttttttcttcttcttttaactTAAATAAAGTTACTGTACTAATAGTTGGCACTGCTGCTGTAATTATACTGTAATATTCCAAGCCATTACAAgttaaaatattttactttgcaCCGACTATGAAAAGGTGATTGCTTAAAGATAACAAGTCAAATTGTTATTAAGCTACTGATTAAgtttaacattatttttaataatgtactgtatatactacaCTGCCCATGTTTGCTTACATTGAGTATTAAAAATAGATACGTTTAGCTCTTCTGGCAGTTCACACATTTTGGTCAGTGTATAAATATAACAGTCAGACCAATGAAACTCCTGCAGAAAATGTTCTTGTTGCAATGCAACACATTGCTTTGATCAGACAACGTAGGTGTGATATTCACAGCTGTGTCTTGTTACACGATGAGCATTTTGTAAGCAAAGATATtgtatatttaattataaatatcATGCATGTAAAATCCATAAGGAAATCTACATTCAACATATTCTACTACCTGTTCCTTATTGTCTACTTTTTTCATTCCCTCAGCTTTCATTTCAGCATCCCTCAGGTAAAGGAAATTGTAAGTTCATTTCATGTATCTCTTCCTGAAAGTCATTTTTTACATGAAGTTGCATCCAAAAATGCAGTCTCAAAAATGTCTGACTAGATTATTGTTCTCTTCTCCAGTTGCTTTTATCTCAGCAGAAAAGAAGGAAACTTCCGACAAAGCCTTGGCACGGATGGTAGTCACACAGAAATTACACACATCAAGTCAGACATCTGAGCGTAAGAAACTTTCAAAATTACATATGTcagattttgaaaacaaaataacaagtaAAGTAGTAAAATGAGTCAATCCTATTTAAAAGTTAAGAGTAAAAGTATTCTAAATAATGTTGCCTAAACATCTCCCCTTGTCTCTCCAGTGGGTTATCTCCAGTGGGATATGAGCCACTCAATTCTTAGGAACATCAGACCCTACTACAACAGTTGGCTGACTATCCTGCAGCCTGGCGACTACTACGTTTACTCCAGGGTGACCTTCTCCAAAGGCGACTCGGTGCGCGCACTGGTCAGCAGGGTGAAGCTGAGGGATAATGAGACAGGAACGGAGAAGGTTGTGATGCAGGCCTACTGCAACCTGAACGTCAGCAAATCACCCATCCCTCACCTGTGCACGGCCACACAGGGAGAGTTGATCACACTGGAGAAAGGAAACCAGCTAAGCCTTTGGGTACAAGACCTTTCACTGGTGAACTATGAGGATGGAGCAACAACCTTTGGGATGTACAAACTGTAGGACTCCTATGTGGACACATGTATGCACTTAAGCTAAAAAGTGGGAACTCATTAAGTGGATCTACTTGGATTTAAATCTTCTGAGAACACTGTTAAATAGACTGGatttctgatcttttttttatggatttcaGAGACAACACTCCTAAAGTATAATTTATTACTAAATCAGAAATATAACGTGGATTTTTGTGGCAGTATTGTGAATGGTTGTTCTGTATTTATTGATGTAAATGAGTTTGCATTGCTGTGAAATGAAACTTTGATATTTAATCTAAAagatttcttctcttttcctcacGTCGTCTTGCATCTGCTCTATTTCAGGTGCTAGTTACACATCTTCGACTGAAATCAAGACTACAAAAAGCGTGTGTGCATGTCCTAGTATGGCGCATATCTGTATGAAAATGCAGAATATTTTAAATGGCGTTAAGGAAAGATGTGCAGAccgtttatttaaaaaaaaaaggttttagtcctaaaaaagaaaatctgcatTGATATGTTTGATGAATCACAATTACTAATACCCAGATTAGTCACCAGTAAACAAAGACTACCACTACTCAACTGACATATCTAAAAGACTAAAATCATCTTTTGCCACATTTGCTGTACAACGCATAACCTGCTGCATTTTCTTGCTAAGTCAGTACCACAATGGTTTTAAATTTCTAGGATGCAGAAAACCACATAGCAATGATGTATTTTCTGCAAACAAGGCCACCAAAGATGTAGGTTACCACTCGAGAGGTGGTAATAATACTCAGTACTAATGGCCGTTTTGATGTATATAAAGAAACATTTGCATTCATCTGCATGTTGTTTTCACTGGTACACAAAATATCTTCTCTGTGATAAGCAAATGCAGTGTCCACGTCTGATTATTTTAAGGAACACACCTTAATTAACTCGATAATTACAGATCAGCCTTTTACTGTTGACAATTTGTCACAGACTTTCTACTTTTGTGATGCATTTGGCCTTCTTTCCAGGCAATGACTGCTTACCATGCATTTCCCTATGTTATATGAATCATTCATCAAACTCTTGAGACTGGTTTGAGTTGTGCAATCCATACACAGTAAACCTACAGGTTTCATTNNNNNNNNNNGAATAGAAatgaaaccccccccccgcccattAGCAAAATGATGTGCAAAAACAGCATGGAAAGTGTGAATCTTTATGGAGGTGTTTATAGATGCAGAAGTGGCAAATTCTCACAGGATGTCACCTATTCTAGTCACTCCTTCCATCCTGTAAAGGGTTTCTTGCTACCGACAACTGAACAACTTACAAATTCCTGAACTGCACATGTGCCGAATGCTGCATTGAAAGCCCTGTCTTGGTAGATTTTCCAGTATGAATGAGGGAAAGTGCAGTTTGCACTGTGTGGTTGACACACGTTTAAAACATTTGGAGTTTTCCATTTCTTACTTGGTTAAATTAATGTAATATTCACACATTATATTAAACTTTTAATAAAAGAATGACAATACCAAACGCAGAGTACAGAGTGTctagaaaaaaaagcataacaaTACTTGCAACAACAATAATTGCATAGAACAACCtttcaaaaacaatacacacagtgGTCTGGAGATAAACATAATGAAGACTGAGTACAACCCCCTCCCACCAGT from Etheostoma spectabile isolate EspeVRDwgs_2016 chromosome 10, UIUC_Espe_1.0, whole genome shotgun sequence harbors:
- the tmtops3a gene encoding teleost multiple tissue opsin 3a isoform X1; amino-acid sequence: MVVHIRGCNFSTGDSSLSSSNLSTVASLRDCPASQSPGGLSRTGHTVVAACLGFILVAGIFNNFLALLIFAKFRTLWTPINIILLNISLSDILVCVFGTPFSFAASLHGRWLIGEYGCKWYGFANSLFGIVSLVSLSVLSYERYTAVLCTSLVDISNFRKAWLCVGGSWLYSLFWTVPPILGWSSYGPEGPGTTCSVQWHLRSPTSISYVLCLFIFCLLLPLLLMVYSYGRILMAIRRVGKINLLAAQRREQHILAMVLSMVSCYMLCWMPYGIMALIATFGRSGLVTPLASVVPSVLAKFSTVVNPVVYVFFNNQFYTCFVAFVKCSREPRSIQEEEHPTPRTRFSGSFPVHRQACLSFSQRQILSSSRSTALCSRHNECHTLVVHYTP
- the tmtops3a gene encoding teleost multiple tissue opsin 3a isoform X2 yields the protein MVVHIRGCNFSTGDSSLSSSNLSTVASLRDCPASQSPGGLSRTGHTVVAACLGFILVAGIFNNFLALLIFAKFRTLWTPINIILLNISLSDILVCVFGTPFSFAASLHGRWLIGEYGCKWYGFANSLFGIVSLVSLSVLSYERYTAVLCTSLVDISNFRKAWLCVGGSWLYSLFWTVPPILGWSSYGPEGPGTTCSVQWHLRSPTSISYVLCLFIFCLLLPLLLMVYSYGRILMAIRRVGKINLLAAQRREQHILAMVLSMVSCYMLCWMPYGIMALIATFGRSGLVTPLASVVPSVLAKFSTVVNPVVYVFFNNQCSREPRSIQEEEHPTPRTRFSGSFPVHRQACLSFSQRQILSSSRSTALCSRHNECHTLVVHYTP
- the cd40lg gene encoding CD40 ligand; translated protein: MINTYHTSLAPPPVPPRLGASQPVLIPAPLPSRGHSKSLVRFLLGVVLLHLFLSVAGFIYLYHNDIKLSFQHPSGKGNFAFISAEKKETSDKALARMVVTQKLHTSSQTSELGYLQWDMSHSILRNIRPYYNSWLTILQPGDYYVYSRVTFSKGDSVRALVSRVKLRDNETGTEKVVMQAYCNLNVSKSPIPHLCTATQGELITLEKGNQLSLWVQDLSLVNYEDGATTFGMYKL
- the tmtops3a gene encoding teleost multiple tissue opsin 3a isoform X3; this encodes MVVHIRGCNFSTGDSSLSSSNLSTVASLRDCPASQSPGGLSRTGHTVVAACLGFILVAGIFNNFLALLIFAKFRTLWTPINIILLNISLSDILVCVFGTPFSFAASLHGRWLIGEYGCKWYGFANSLFGIVSLVSLSVLSYERYTAVLCTSLVDISNFRKAWLCVGGSWLYSLFWTVPPILGWSSYGPEGPGTTCSVQWHLRSPTSISYVLCLFIFCLLLPLLLMVYSYGRILMAIRRVGKINLLAAQRREQHILAMVLSMVSCYMLCWMPYGIMALIATFGRSGLVTPLASVVPSVLAKFSTVVNPVVYVFFNNQQGTPVNSRRGAPNSEDTVLWFLPRPQTSLPQLFTASDPQLLQKHCPLQQAQ